The Magnetospirillum sp. genome includes a region encoding these proteins:
- a CDS encoding Gfo/Idh/MocA family oxidoreductase: protein MDEIDKVGLLPKGDSYARSTRDLKRTQNGTRMTNIAIGIIGAGLIGRKHLAEIATHPDFDLVGIADINAEQVAAENPAARVFADFRQMLDEARPNAVVIASPNQMHAENGVECARRGIHILIEKPVTDTLESAAKLVAAVRKTGIRTLVGHHRRHHQQVAALRSLIAEGRIGNIVGVSAIWATYKPDSYFKAAPWRTQAGGGPVLINLIHEIDFLRFAVGEISAVSATLSNRQRGFAVEDTAAILIEFENGAVGTFLLSDSAVSPWTMEQGLGESPAFPSSGESSYRLVGSRGALEFPNLVEWTQAGGEPNWNRPTHAQRINVPTINPYAAQLDHFRDVIRGVVPSILSVEDGARTLVATLAVNEASLAGKRIDLRDRYADFVR, encoded by the coding sequence ATGGATGAGATCGATAAAGTAGGCCTCCTGCCGAAGGGCGACTCGTACGCGAGATCCACCAGAGATCTGAAAAGAACCCAAAACGGCACGCGCATGACAAACATCGCAATCGGTATCATTGGAGCGGGGTTGATTGGCCGCAAGCATCTGGCGGAGATCGCGACGCATCCAGATTTCGACCTTGTCGGGATCGCGGACATCAATGCCGAACAGGTCGCTGCCGAAAATCCTGCAGCACGTGTCTTCGCCGATTTCCGGCAGATGCTGGACGAAGCCCGGCCCAACGCCGTAGTCATCGCATCGCCGAACCAGATGCATGCGGAGAACGGCGTGGAATGCGCCCGCCGCGGCATCCATATCCTGATCGAGAAACCGGTCACGGATACGCTCGAGTCAGCCGCCAAATTGGTCGCCGCGGTCCGCAAAACGGGTATCCGGACACTTGTCGGACACCATCGTCGTCACCATCAGCAGGTCGCGGCGCTGCGTTCGCTGATCGCCGAGGGTCGAATCGGAAACATTGTTGGCGTCTCCGCCATTTGGGCAACCTATAAGCCCGATTCTTATTTCAAGGCTGCTCCTTGGCGGACGCAAGCCGGCGGCGGACCAGTTCTGATCAATCTCATCCACGAGATCGATTTCCTTCGTTTCGCTGTTGGCGAAATCTCCGCCGTCAGCGCAACGCTCTCGAACCGCCAGCGCGGCTTCGCAGTCGAAGATACGGCCGCCATCCTGATCGAATTCGAGAATGGAGCGGTCGGGACCTTTCTCCTCAGCGACAGCGCCGTCTCGCCATGGACGATGGAGCAAGGGCTCGGCGAGTCACCGGCGTTCCCGTCGAGCGGCGAGAGCAGCTATCGTCTCGTTGGCAGTCGCGGCGCGCTCGAATTTCCGAATCTGGTCGAGTGGACGCAGGCTGGGGGCGAACCGAACTGGAATCGACCAACCCATGCGCAGCGCATCAATGTCCCAACGATCAACCCCTACGCGGCACAGCTCGATCATTTCCGCGATGTGATCCGCGGCGTGGTGCCGTCTATTCTATCTGTCGAAGATGGTGCTCGCACACTGGTCGCGACGCTCGCCGTCAACGAAGCGTCGCTGGCAGGCAAGCGGATCGACTTGCGCGATCGCTATGCGGACTTTGTGCGGTGA